The genomic stretch AGGCGCGCCAGCGCCGCCGGGGGAAGGTCGAGGTAGAGCACGCCGCTGACCGCATGGCCGGGGGTGGCGACCATGCCCGGGTAATCCTCACCGCGCACCGGGTGCCGGCGATGGTCCTCGAGTACGGCGGGGACCGCCGCCGGCTTCATTCCGCACACCTCGAACATGATGTGCGGGATCATCAGCGAGCCGTAGGTAAAGCAGTGTCGATTGTGTCCGGTCATCGGGGCAGGTCCGTTGTGTTGTGTCCGAGGCGAAAAAAAGCGCGCCAGTGGCGCGCTCTTGTGCAGCTTCGTCGCCAGAAGGCGATCAGCGTACGACTTGCGTCAGTTCGCCGGCCTTGTAGCGCGCAGCGATCTTCTCCAGCGACAGCGGCTTGATCTTTGAGGCCATGCCAGCGCAACCGAAGGCTTCGAAACGTGCCTTGCACACCAGCTTGGCGGCTTCGCGAGCGGGCTTGTTGAACTCGCGCGGGTCGAACTTGGACGGGTTCTCGAACAGGAACTTGCGCACCGCGCCCGTCATTGCCAGGCGGATGTCGGTGTCGATGTTGATCTTGCGCACGCCGTGCTTGATGCCCTGCACGATTTCCTCGACCGGCACGCCGTAGGTTTCCTTCATGTCGCCGCCGTACTGGCGAATGATCTCGAGCAGCTCCTGCGGCACGGACGACGAACCATGCATCACCAGGTGGGTGTTGGGCAGGCGGGCGTGGATGGCCTTGATGCGCTCGATGGCGAGGATGTCGCCGGTGGGCTTGCGGGTGAACTTGTAGGCGCCGTGGCTGGTGCCGATGGCGATGGCGAGCGCGTCGCAGTCGGTCTGCTTGACGAAGTCGGCAGCCTGGTCGGGGTCGGTCAGCATCTGGCTGTGGTCGAGCGTGCCTTCGGCGCCGATGCCGTCTTCCTCACCGGCCTGGCCGGTCTCGAGCGAGCCGAGGCAGCCCAGTTCGCCTTCGACGCTGACGCCGATCGCGTGCGAAAACTTCACGACCTCGCGGGTAACGGCGACGTTGTATTCGTAGGAGGAGGGGGTCTTGCCGTCTTCGAGCAGCGAACCGTCCATCATCACGCTGGAAAAGCCGGAGCGGATCGCGCCCATGCAGATGGCGGGGCTCTGGCCGTGATCCTGGTGCATCACGACAGGAATGTTCGGATAGGTTTCGACTGCAGCTTCGATAAGGTGGCGCAGGAAGGCTTCGCCGGCATACTTACGGGCACCGGCGGAGGCCTGCATGATCACCGGGCTGTCAGACTCGGCAGCCGCTTCCATGATGGCCTGAACCTGTTCAAGGTTATTGACGTTGAAGGCAGGCAGACCATAGGTGTGTTCGGCGGCGTGGTCGAGCAGCTGGCGCATGGACACGAGAGGCATCAGAAATCTCCGGGGGTCGCCGGCGCTGGGTGGCCGGTCAATGGTCAGGTTGAATAAAGCGGCATTTTATCCCGTGAGCGGCTCCAGCCGGAACCGGCTCACACGGATTGAGACAATCGACGCGGTAATTTCACCACACGCGCGGCTCATTCGTCGCTGTTTGGCGGGTGATGATCGCCGACGCGCACGATCTTCAGGGTGTTGGTGCCACCGGTGGTGCCGATGGGTTCGCCGATCGTGAGCACGATCAGGTCGCCGTATTCGACGACCCCCTGGTCGAGCAGAATCTGCTCAGCTTCCCACAGCAATACGTCGCGGTCGACATGGAGCTGGCTCATCAGCAGCGGATACACCTCGCGATACAGCGTCATCTGGTTGCGCGCGCTGATCTCCGGGGTGAGGGCGTAAATCGGCACGCCACAGATCGGCCGGCTCATCCACAGCGCGGTCGACCCGGTCTGGGTCAGCGAGGCGATGGCCTTCACCTTCAGATGGTAGGCAGTCCAGATCGCCGCCATTGCAATCGATTGGTCGATGCGGGTGAATACCCGGTCCAGCACCTCGCGGTCGAGCCCGATTTCAGCCGATTTTTCCGCTTCGAGGCATACCCGGCTCATCGCCTCGACCACTTCGACCGGGAAGTTGCCGGAGGCTGTTTCGGCCGACAGCATCACCGCATCGGTGCCATCGAGCACCGCATTGGCGACGTCCGAGACCTCGGCGCGGGTTGGCACCGGGCTGCCGATCATCGACTCCATCATCTGCGTGGCAGTGATGGTGAGCTTGT from Parazoarcus communis encodes the following:
- the fba gene encoding class II fructose-bisphosphate aldolase (catalyzes the reversible aldol condensation of dihydroxyacetonephosphate and glyceraldehyde 3-phosphate in the Calvin cycle, glycolysis, and/or gluconeogenesis), translated to MPLVSMRQLLDHAAEHTYGLPAFNVNNLEQVQAIMEAAAESDSPVIMQASAGARKYAGEAFLRHLIEAAVETYPNIPVVMHQDHGQSPAICMGAIRSGFSSVMMDGSLLEDGKTPSSYEYNVAVTREVVKFSHAIGVSVEGELGCLGSLETGQAGEEDGIGAEGTLDHSQMLTDPDQAADFVKQTDCDALAIAIGTSHGAYKFTRKPTGDILAIERIKAIHARLPNTHLVMHGSSSVPQELLEIIRQYGGDMKETYGVPVEEIVQGIKHGVRKINIDTDIRLAMTGAVRKFLFENPSKFDPREFNKPAREAAKLVCKARFEAFGCAGMASKIKPLSLEKIAARYKAGELTQVVR
- a CDS encoding gamma-glutamylcyclotransferase family protein, which encodes MTGHNRHCFTYGSLMIPHIMFEVCGMKPAAVPAVLEDHRRHPVRGEDYPGMVATPGHAVSGVLYLDLPPAALARLDAFEGEQYQRSAVTVVDAAGRQLAAEAYVFRPEYADLLLPGDWDVAAFEREGRQRFELKFVGKRGD